One Aegilops tauschii subsp. strangulata cultivar AL8/78 chromosome 2, Aet v6.0, whole genome shotgun sequence genomic window, GGGCTTCGTCGACACCGGCAGCAGCACTTCCGCCAACAGCACCCCGAGAAGCATCGCCCACGCCGTCTTGCTCTTGTCGGCGTCGATCGTCGTGCCCTTCGCCGGAATGACCACCCCCACAGCCCCTAGGCACCAAGAAAAGCTTCCACCTTGATCGCCCAGGAGGTGTAGTTCGTCGTGGTCAGCGGTGGTACCGGCAGCGAGAATGAGCCACCACCGCCATCGTGCGGTACGAGTGCCATGGCCGTCGGCGTTCACCTCCGAAACCAGGCTCTGATGCCAATTGTTGGAACCCTAGCCTTGCCCTAGCTCACCACTCTCTCTATCTGTGCACCTCACTCTCCCGCTCTGGCATGAACCGAGAAgaagggggaggaagaagaagaacacgGTGGACACGGCGAGAGTTTCGAGCGCACGAACGCAACCGCAAGAACGGTATTTTTCCCAAGCAACAAACTCGTCCCACACATGTTAcaacgatcaccgtggcgatctTATACCCAGGCCAGCGCTCGGCCACGACCCCGCCTGGTCCGGCCCGCTCCGCGCGCCCACGACGCACTCCCGCTCGCGCTCGCCACGTTAAGCCCGCAACTGACCTGCGCGGTCACCCCGCCCAGGTCGCCAACAACATGGCCTACGCACACACACATATGGTGTCCACCCACACGGGCACCCCGGGCAccacacgcacgcacacatgcAGACCTACACCGCGGACCCGACAGGCCCAGCGCGCACCCACACATGCGCCTGACGCATCCGACCCATGGCCGCGGCTTATTTGGCCAACAGTCCCTCTATCGAGGATGGAACTCGGCAAACGCATGGCTGAGTTTATTTGGCTTTACTGAGTTCCCAAGAAACTCTACTCGGCAATTCCAAtagtgaaaactatcacatgatcCGCCCTAATTGTACGGGCAAATAATATGTATGCATGGTCTATAATGAAATTTACAACAGAGATTCACTCGCTCATGATTCTACCTAACACGGTCTACTATGCGGGGAGGCGTTTTGGCTCAAAAAACAGtagaattttaaaaaaaatctgaaatttttcaTAGATGTTTGTGTTAGTGTCGCAAGCATGCTTGACAATTTTCATGCAAAACGGAGCAGCAGCGTTTCATCTGTGAAAAGAACAAATTTGGGTGTGGCATTGTGGGGTAACAATTGatgattttggatgatgtattatgatgcTAACAACGAGGTTACTGGAGCTCATTAAAATAGCAGTATGAAATAAGCCTGCATATATTTGTTGGTTTTCAATTTAAGCCTTTCAACTCAACTGAAATTATTATTTGTACATTATTTACTGACATTTACCCCCTGTTTTCGCAGGCTATATAGAATGATTGCATGTTTTAATCAAGAAGTCCTCAATAGGTGGACTGACTCAAAATGGAGAAGCATGCTGGTAGCTTTTCTGTTGATTGTATTAAGCATTTAAGTTCGTAGCAATTCATAACGTCAATATCTTTGGGATGCTTTGTAATATTTTATAAAACGGTGTTTTTTTGGCCTGATCTGGCGTGCTGTCCATAGACATCCTTACCCATTTCCTTCTCACATATGGTATGGTTTTTCGGATAGCCTAGACATATGGAGACAATTTGGGGGTGTcgattctctctctctctctctctctctctctaatagAATAATGAACAACCGATAAGACTAATATTATAGACCTTCTCCTCAGTCCTACCGTGCATTATTTGACTTTCGTGCTAATACAAGGAAAAATATGTTGAGAACTTGTGAGTTGTGAcctactccatccgttcctaaatataagtctttttggagattccaatatggactacatacgaagcaaaatgagtgaatctatattcttaaatatgtatatatatatacatccatatgtagttcgtattgaaatctctaaaaatacttaaatttaggaatggagggagtatattttCTGGGCAAGTTTTAGCCTTTTTATTTTGCAATTGATGCTGCATGTCATTCACCCTTTCACCCTTATATTTGATGTTAATGTCTGAGTGTATGTCTAATTAGGGTTTCTCTTCAGTTGGTTGGTGTTTGAATATGAGTTGCTCGCTTCCCTTTTAGGCATATCTCCTATTACAACACACCCATTTCCTTTTGAGTTTTATGTGAAAATCCTTTTGAGCCGATACACCAAATATGAAGTTACATAACTCAAataaaattcaattttttttcaaaaatacaAATAAATGCCAACGAATTTTTAAACAATAAATGTTATCAAAGATTGATATGTCTACCTGTCACAAGAGAGGTAGGAGTAGCATGTTCTAGAAGATGTGTTTTTCTGTAGTACTTTCTAAATGGTAAATTGTATGGTTTCAAGCGCCTAAATTCATATTATGTAATAGTTTGCCAGCCAATTGCATATTGCAATGAAGTTTCTGGTTGGAACATCTTGAAACATTTGTTTAAAGGAAAAAATCCTTCATGTGTTGATTTTAATTAATGGATAATAACAATGCACATGCTTTCATGATGCAATCGATTTTAAGAACTAAAAAAGGCATTCAAGTGTTATTATCATTTGTAATGTATTGCAGAATAAAGAGTTCAATGTTTGTGTACCACCTTCTTTATTTTGTGCATCAGGTGTATAGGGTCGAATTACAATTTTTTTTAGCGAAGTACATTGCAAGCGAATTAGATTCCAATTACTTTTTTATTTGTTTTGCCTATCTTTCTATGTATGTAAAATTTTACATGCAACCAATACAAATTTTCAAatgcccgtggcaacgcacgggcagtcTACTAGTACATCGTAACACATGTGATGACAATAAATTTGTTTCCTTATATCCTATTTTTTCATATCCATAATTTTGTGTCATAATTTTCCTTAAACTAATAAAGCTTTCTTTAAAAGAGTAAACACAATTCACATATAGCAATACATAAGACGGGCGCTGGGTGCCGCTGCGTGGGGAAAGGCTAGATGAATTATCCGAAGAAGCAAGTCATTTTTTCAGGGGGCTATGCTAAAATTCTATGTGTGGTTTGTTCGAGTGTTTGTCAATATATCAGTATTCTGAATTCTGAAAATCTGACTGATAGTGTTTGGTTTAATATATATATCAGTCATTTTTACTCTTGCTATTGGGTTCTCTGTGTGCACATGCCTAGCATCGTTTTTCATAGAGTCATCTATTTATTGACACTATTTTCTATATATTACGATGTGCCATTGTGAAGGCACCAAGGTAATTAGAACGGCTGAACCCAAATTCATCCTTCGGGGGTGAAAAGTCCAGATGGATCTTCAATGTTATAAGTACAAATCCTGGTCATATATACTCTAAGCCCTATAGTCCCGCTTCTGCATATACCACTGCTATATATTTTGAGAAGGGTAGAGATACACGTCTTTCTttgtaaaatacatcaactgttcaatgtaatatatatatatatatatatatatatatatatatatatatatatatatatatatatatataagttttAAAATCTGCTTTGGCACACTACTTACCTTATTAGAGCTATATAATTCATATTTTACTGTAGATTCTGGTGGACTTGAAAAAACCCTGCAAGTCGGCAATACTAACATAATATGTTGCTATTTCTTTGTTCTTATACGCAATAAATTTCACTGCAATACATTGACCAGGCGCGGCGTGCCGCCGCGCGGGTATGGCTAGTACATGGTTTATAGGCCATGTTGTGCTTCCCATGTGCTTTAATATATATTGTGAGCACACTCTCTTTTAATATCGTGTACACATTGTGAAACTCTATAGTAATAAAACAATATTATTgtctctaaggcatatttccaacagttgtCACCAGAGCCCACACGCCACACAGTGCCCTCCTCGAAGAAACTAACGGCCTTAAGAATGCTTCTCCATGTATAGAAAATCACGACCCTTTCGGTCCATATGGTGGATAACCACACAACCAAACCCTCTCCCTTTTCTTTCGAAAAGACCAAACGTTCCCTTAGTTGATTGTGCGAGGAATGTTTTCTTGAATAAAGCGAGAGAGGCGTTTTGGATATCGGCCTCTATGGAGGCCGaatttttgaaaaattcaaaaatttatgtttcaaaaaatctgaatttttttttGTACAAGTAAACAAGCATATGAGATGTATGTGTGTAAAATTTCTGGATGAAATACGTTGAAATGCGATCTGTACAGACAAGTTCATGGTCTAGGGGTGAATAGTATCATGTGTGGATACGGTATTTCCCCCCGGCTCTCGCGTTGCCCCTCTCGGGCAACTCGGGAGCGgcccccaaaccctagccgccgcctcctctcctccctcctGCCCCCTCCCCGCCGCCACCAGAGGAGCCTGCCGGCTGCCACGCGTCTTCCAGTGAAGGTGGCGGCGAGGATCTGCTGCCTCGCGCCAGCGTGAGGAGCTTTGGAAGCCAGGGCGGCGGCCCTGGGTGGAGATGGCGGCGTCGATTTCTCCGGTGGATGACGCGCGCGGGTGCTGACCGTCCCTCCCGGCCGCGTGGGTGGCGTGAGGGCGGCGAGGTCTTGCTGCAGCGGTGGGCGGCTCTTCTTCCTCCCAGCCCATTCCCCCTGCGGTGGTCTCCTCTCGCTGATCTGGTGGCTGGTTCATCAGATCTGGGCTTCGAGGATGGGGCGGTGGAGACTTGGAACGGGGGAAACCCCTGGTCGATTTCGCATCGACCTCGACGACGGCGGCGGTCCGGTGCCGTTCTCCCTCTTGAGGGCGGGTCGAGCTTCCAGATctgtccccctcctcctcctcccttcccCGGGCGAAAGCCTTGGCCTTTTTGGCCGGACGGTGGAGGCGCTCTGGCGTCTCGGCCCTTCCTGGAGGCGCCTTTCAAGGGGTGGTTGGGGGTTGTGGACCTGGTGCGTGGTGGTGGGTGGCGGCGGTGGTGCTCGGTTCCCTTGGTTGCCGGCGTTGGTGGTGGCGTGTGGGTTCTTCCGCATCCTTCAGCGGCTCCTCGCTTTGTTTGCTGGTTGGTCGCCGGCCGACAGTGGGCGTCCGCGTGTTCGGCACGGTCTGGACGAAGGGGAGATAGTGGTCTCTCCTCCGGCTGTGGCCCGAGGCGGCAGGCGGTGGAGTCGATGGTTTCCTTCACGCGGTCTGGATCTTCATGTTCACGGCTTTTGCTGTCGCCGGGAGGCTTCGGCCCTACCGTTCTAGCTGTGCAAGATCCCCGGTGGCTTGATCGTAGTATTTCTTGCTGCCTTATTCTCTGCTGCTCTTGGTTGTAGTGAATTTGGCATGGATTTTTCAGTTTTTGGTCAAGTCTTGGCCTTTGTAATTCAGCACCATTGTATCCTAGCCGGTTGATGGCTTCATTAATTTGAAGTCGGGCCTTTGTAccttttctctaaaaaaaatagtatcatgtgttaaaaggccttagattttttttcttttttgcataACCCTCGTTTCAACGTATTTTGTTCTGAAAATTTACACACTTGTGCATTATGCCTTCATCTATGTTTgtatttttttcataattttttgaaaTAGTTTTTTTTCGAATTTTGAATTTTGCATTTGAACGACTCCATCGAGCTTGGCCTCCAAAAGCAATTTCCGGAATAAAGCTCTCTAATATTTTCTGGGGAAAAAGAGAAAAGTGGTCCCGGACTCCCGGTACAGGGAGGGAGAGGGCActagaggggagagggagagggagggagcggGGGCGAGAGGGGAACGGCGGGTGGGTCCCGCATATACCAGGCGTCGCTCCCCAAAATCGAACCTCGCGTTTGTAATCCAAAATCACTAGCGAGCCTCTGTGCTGCATCCAGCGCAATGGAACGGAAGGAGATCATGGAGCTCGGCAGCGGCGAGCCGAAGGAGATCACGGACCTCGTCAGCGGCAAGCCGATGGAGACCATAGCCCTCGGCAGCGGCAAGCTCCATGACTATCCGTTCGTGAGGCGGCTCCGCAACCGGCGGCTCCTCGTCTACCTCTGGCTCCAGGGCTTCGACGCCGCTTACGATAGGTACGCCCGCCTCCGCCTGCCAGCCCGTCGTTTCACTTGCTCATCTACTTGCCGCTAATGCGCCACCGCCGTGTACGCATCGCAGCGTTGTGCACGAGTCGGGTGTGCAGATGAGCAGGCTGCACTTGCGGCAGCTGGTGGTCTGGGGCCGGTGGAGCGAAGCCCTCGACTACATAAGTCGCTTCCTGCCGCCGGCGCTGAACGACTGGAGCCTCGATGCCCGttccctcctcttcttcctccacgAGCTGTGGGCTCTGGCCAACTTCGCCGCCGCCGCGTGCTCAACGGACGGCCTCGACTCTGTGCGCGGCGACCTCAGCTTCCTGAGGACCCTTGCCAGTACCAACGCCAAGCTCTCCTCCATCCTACGATACACACTCCACTCGCCGCAATTCAGGTTCTAACAAAACAAAATAGTTCGAAATACTCTTCTTCTACTTGTTGTTAAGCCTTAGATCGATGAATCGTGTCTTATAGGGCGTCTCTGGACTGGATGCTGGTGAGGAAGAAGGCATCGTTGATTGTTGACCACTGGGCTCTTGAGACTCCGGAATTGAGGCGCAAGTTGCAATTGCCCGGTGGCCCAGGTCTCCCGCAGAACTTGCTTCCCATCGGGTGGGTTCCTGTAGGCTGTATTGGATTCATTCATTCAATCCTTTACTGTTTGGTCCACACTTTTATTACCAACTAAACTACACGTCAATCTGATCATCCCACACATGATCTTGTTTAATTTGCTAGCCCCCTTTGTCCAAGGCGTCACTGGAGGGAACAATCCCGGCGGGCGAAAGCATCGACGATTGCCAAGTCCTATCTCAACAGGAAGAGGAGGTACTTGCAACTTGATTAATTGCCAAGTCCTAAATTCCGCAGTGCTGTCTCTGAGTTTTCACTTGTAATTCACACATATTCCTTGCTTCATGCAGCCTGCCGCCTCCAAGCCCATATCCTGGTATGAAATCTTTGCATGGAAGCAATATCCCTCTCCTAAACTCTGGATATGTGCGGCACTTAATGTTTTCTATGTTTTGAACAGAAGGATTGCCCGAAGATGCACTCAGCCGGGTGGCGGATCTTATTGGTAAAGCGAGTCTCTGACCATCTAATTCCAGTTTTTGTAATGAACATATCTGACAATATATAGTTTTCTGATGATGTTGCTGAAACCTCTTTTCTATATGAGTTTCTGTTGCTAATAAATTCAATTGATAACATTTAGAGGGATGTTTAAGAGCTGGTAAACTTCCGGAGCTCCATCAAGGGCGCCCGCTTCAATCAAATGCAAAGGAAGGTAATTTAACTACTTCTCAGTTGTCTTACCTTGGATTACGCTGTACAAAATTGAGCTAACTCATCTGACTTTGATACCTTGTATCTTGCTTGTTAATTTTCTACTTCATCTTTCTTATCAATGTCTGGCAACGGAATGCTGCATGCGCATGCTCATATTTATGGTATAGACTTTGCTATGTTCCACCATCGCATAAAAAATGAAGATGAGTTTAGCCTCTTGATTTCTGATCTAAAAGCCCTTCCGGCAGATTCTGAAATGTTGACTGTTAAGATAAGATAACATTTTGTGTAAAGACTTAATCAAGGAGTGTTgataatgcttattttggtgatccTAAATGGTACTGATGCTTGGGCAGGCCTAATCAAGCATTCTAGAAAAGATGATTGTTATAGCAGCAGTGCTGGTCAGGGTTCTGTTggaagaaaaaagagagaagatcTGATGACTGCTGAAGATGATCCTGATAGAAAAAAGCAACGGACTGAACTGGTAATGCTTGGCATACATTGTTTTAGTTTTATTATGTTTCCTTTGCTTCATAGGAATATTAAAGTCATAGAaaatgagatgacatgtatctcaattcctacaAGGAGAAGATATTTCATTTGTTTCATAGGATTGGAGTTTACCCATTAGGTCTGAGTTAATTTTTTTCTTTATTAATTAAAATGTGAAGGATAGGAATTAGGAATCCATTCCTATATAGACCCAATGGCTCAAAAGAAAATTTTCCTATGAGAATCCTATACTATAGTATTCGTCTAAACCAACTTATTTTCTTTCCAGAATATCCATCTTAGGTTTGCGCTTTCGCCAGCTCATTTTACTGAATAATTTACTGTTCCCTGATGTTTTGCCAAGTACTTCACCACTCATCAGTAGGTTTTACCTTTCTCCATCCATGGAAAATATCAGCACCTTTCTAGCTTTGTACTGCATCTGCAGCTAGCTATTTGGGCACGGTTAACTTGATGGAGTACTTGTTGGAGTGCAGGAGTTGGTGTCTGAAGTGGAAGCTGGCTCTTGCAGTGCCAACTTGATGGCTAACTGAGCAGGCATTACTCGCGGTGCTCCTTCGAGTCGATTTGCTGCCGATTGTGTTGAAGCATCGAGCTATATTATGTTATAAACTTGAGATTTGGAAGTCTCCTAGCTAGAACTACTTTTAGTAGTGTTATATTATCaccatgcactagtagaaaacagggcttaggtcacagggcagttttcacattagccccggttcagtcacgaaccgggactaatgtgagcattggtcccggttcgtgagcccagtggccggccggggcctcgtgggcattggtcccggttcgtatggaccctttggtcccggttggtggtacaaaccgggaccaatgggccacgctcctggcccaccaccctttagtcccggttcataccacaaaccgggactaaaggctggtcctagttgcggccagtgtttagtcccacctcgccaaccgaagggcgctcacaccagtttataagctcgtccctctatgccttgttgagcttctattaaagtgaaaatagatgcccttatacaggaaatttgactaaaattcatagtaaatttctctataagtgcatctatgttcattttttatatttataaaataaataaaccttaataaaataaataaaactaaataaaccttaataaaataaaataaaataaaataaactatagtaactacaataaataaaccttaattaattaagtaaaaatagcagcaagtaaaataaataaaaatagcagcagtaaaataaataaaaataaaataattaaagtaaaagaCATTcataattagaaataaaataaataagttttttgttgtaagtagaaagaaaactttttcagagttcatttgaaatgcttttcaattttagggtcttatagctcaaaataattagtaaatgtatgaaaaataacaaatgaagtcagaaaggattgaaaatgatgatgtggctttgaatggtgcattttgaacacacaaaaagtcaggagttcaaataagttttaaaaaatgaaatctctttgtaacagacgagtttccggatgaaattccgatactttgaaagagattgtccgttttgtacacgaagtgcatccagtttttgccgtaaccctctcaactttcttgcacatgctatgtggatgaaatgatgatatcatgccaactttcaaccttttcagagttcatttgaaatgcttttcaattttagggtcttatagctcaaaataattagtaaatgcatgagaaatgacaaatgaagtcagaaaggattgaaaaatgatgatgtggctttgaatggtgcattttgaacacacaaaaagtcaggagttcaaataagttttaaaaataaaatccctttgtaacagacgagtttccgtattaaatcctcatactttgaaagagattgtccgttttgtacacgaagtgcatccagtttttgtcgtaaccctctcaactttcttgcacatgctatgtggatgaaatgatgatatcatgccaactttcaaccttctcagagttcatttgaaatgcttttcaattttagggtcttata contains:
- the LOC109769197 gene encoding uncharacterized protein, with translation MERKEIMELGSGEPKEITDLVSGKPMETIALGSGKLHDYPFVRRLRNRRLLVYLWLQGFDAAYDSVVHESGVQMSRLHLRQLVVWGRWSEALDYISRFLPPALNDWSLDARSLLFFLHELWALANFAAAACSTDGLDSVRGDLSFLRTLASTNAKLSSILRYTLHSPQFRASLDWMLVRKKASLIVDHWALETPELRRKLQLPGGPGLPQNLLPIGPLCPRRHWREQSRRAKASTIAKSYLNRKRSLPPPSPYPEGLPEDALSRVADLIEGCLRAGKLPELHQGRPLQSNAKEGLIKHSRKDDCYSSSAGQGSVGRKKREDLMTAEDDPDRKKQRTELELVSEVEAGSCSANLMAN